The nucleotide sequence CGCAACACCGAGGAGCAGCTCCTCAAGGTCCGCAACGTCGGCGAGAAGGCCGTGGCCGAGATCGCCGAGCTGCTGCTCAAGGAAGGGCTGGCCTTCGGGATGCAGTGGGAGGAAGCGGAGGGCGGGATCCGCGTGCTGGATCCGGGCATCAAGCCGGTGATCCGGCCGCTGATCGCGGAGGCGGGCCGGGAGGTCTGATGCGGCACCGCGCCAAGGCTCGCCAGCTTTCCCGCACCGCCTCGCACCGCCGGGCCATGCTGTCCAACATGGCCACCGAGCTGTTCCGGCACGGCGCGATCGTCACGACCGTGGCCAAAGCCAAGGAGCTGCGGCCGGTGGCCGAGCGCCTCATCACCCTGGCGCGGCGGGGCGACCTGCACGCGCGCCGGCTGGTGGAGCGGCGGGTCAAGGACAAGGGCGTCTCGACCAAGCTCTTCAAGGAGCTGGGGCCGCGCTTCCAGGCCCGGCCGGGCGGGTACACCCGCATCCTGAGGCTCGCGCACCGCATCGGCGACGGCGGGGAGACGGCGAGGATCGAGCTGCTGAAAGAGTAGGTTGTAGGTGGTGGGTTGTAGGTTGTGGAAAAGCAAAGCGGGAGACCGGACCGGTCCCCCGCTTTTTTGCCACCACCCACAACCTGCAACCCCCCAACGCCTTTTCAGCCTGTGGCGGCCACTTTCCGCGCCCGCGGCGCCTTCTGGATCTTGTTGGACCGGAGGCAGGCCGCGCACACGCGGATCCGCTTGGGGACGCCGTCCACCAGCACCCGCACCGCCTGGAGGTTGGGATACCAGCGCCGGGTGGTCCGGTTGTTCGCGTTGGAGACGTGATGCCCGAAGCTCGGGCCCTTGCCGCATACCGCGCATACGCGCGCCATCAGAAATCCTCGCTTCAAAAAGTCCGGTGCAGCCGCTAAGTTTAGCCGGCTCTGGCACTTGATTCAAGGGCGGGGCTGAGGTGCGCGCGGCGCTGCACCCGCACCCTCCGTACCCTATACCCGTTTGTCTGGGGTCTACATGCCGACCGCGCTCGTTACCGGCGTCACGGGGCAGGACGGCTCGTACTTGGCGGAGCTGCTGCTCGCCAAGGGGTACCGGGTCGTGGGCGTGGTGCGGCGGACCTCGCACGACAGCTACGAGCGCATCCAGCACCTGGTGGGCCGGATGGAGATCGTCCCCGCCGACCTGCTGGACCAGCACTCGCTGCAGCGCGTCGTCCACGCGGCGGCGCCGGACGAGATCTACAACCTCGCGGCCCAGTCGTTCGTGCCGACCTCGTGGACCCAGCCGGTCCTGACCGGCGAGTTCACCGCGCTCGGCGTCACGCGGCTGCTGGACGCCATCCGCCTGGTCAAGCCGGACGCCCGGTTCTACCAGGCCAGCTCCAGCGAGATGTTCGGGAAGGTGCGGGAGACGCCCCAGCGCGAGACGACCCCGTTCCACCCGCGCTCCCCGTACGGCGTGGCGAAGGTGTACGGGCACCACATCACGGTGAACTACCGCGAGTCGTACGGGCTGTTCGCCGTGAGCGGCATCCTGTTCAACCACGAGAGCCCGCGCCGCGGCCTCGAGTTCGTGACCCGGCGCATCTCGGACGGCGTGGCGCGCATCAAGCACGGCCTCGCCACCGAGCTGCGGCTCGGCAACCTCGACGCCCGGCGCGACTGGGGCTTCGCCGGCGACTACGTGGACGCGATGTGGCGGATGCTGCAGCAGACCGAGCCCGACGACTTCGTGGTGGGCACGGGGACGCAGCACAGCGTGCGCGACTGCTGCGAGGTGGCGTTCGGGCACGTCGGCCTGGACTGGCGAAAGCACGTCGTCCACGACCCGGCGCAGGACCGGCCGGCCGAGGTCGAGACCCTGCTGGCCGACCCCTCCAAGGCGCGCACCCGGCTCGACTGGTGCCCGACGGTGGATTTCGAGCACCTGATGCGGATGATGGTCGACGCGGACCTGGATCGCGTGAAGCGCTCCGCATGATCGTCCTGGTGACCGGACCCGACGGCTTCGTCGGGCGGTGGGTGCTCCGCGCGCTGCTGGCGGCCGGGCACGAGGTGGTGGCCGGGGCGCAGCCGGGGCCACCGCGCCCCGACGGCCTCACCGCCGCCGAGCGGAAGGCCGTGACCTGGATCCCGCTGGAGCTGGGCGACCCGGGCTCGGTGCGCCAGGCGGCGGCGCGGGCCTACGACGCCGTCATCCACCTGGCGGCGGTCGCTTCGGGCGGCGACGCGCTGAAGGACCCGGGCGTGGCGTGGGCCGTGAACGCCGCCGGGACGGCGCGCCTGGTGGGCGAGTTCGGCCGGCGGCGGCGGGCCGGGGAGAGCGATCCGGTGGTGGTGGTCGTGTCCACGGCGGAGGTGTACGGGGCGGGCCCGGCGCGCCGCCCGCTCGTGGAGAGCGACCCGACGGCGCCGCGCTCGCCCTATGCGGCGTCCAAGGCCGGCGCGGAGCTGGCGGCCGTGGAGACCCGCCTGCGCACCGGGCTGAAGGTGGTGATCGCGCGGTCGTTCCCGCACACCGGGCCCGGGCAGGACGAGCGGTTCGTGGCGCCGGCGTTCGCGCGCCGGCTGCGCGGCGCGCGGCTCGCGCACGCCCGGGTGGTCAAGGTCGGCAATCTCGAGCCGGTGCGCGACTTCCTCGACGTGCGCGACGTGGCCGAGGCGTACGTCGCCCTGCTCGCGCGTGGCGTGCCGGGCGAGGTCTACAACGTCGCGTCCGGCCGCGGCCTCGCGCTGGGGGAGCTGTTCGAGCGGCTCGCCGCGATCGTGGGCGTGGACGCGATCGCGGAGCCGGATCCGGAGTTCATGCGGCCGGCCGACATTCCGTACCTCGTGGGCGACGCGGGGAAGCTCGCCGCCGCGGCCGGCTGGACGCCGAGGATTCCGTTGGAGCGGACGCTCACCGACCTGGTCAATGCCCAAGCGGACTGATCTCAAGCGGATCCTGCTGGTGGGCTCCGGTCCGATCGTCATCGGGCAGGCGGCGGAGTTCGACTACTCCGGGACCCAGGCGGTGAAGGCCCTCAAGGAGGAAGGGTACGAGGTCGTGCTGGTGAACTCGAACCCGGCCACGATCATGACCGACCCCGAGCTGGCCGACCGCACCTACATCGAGCCGGTGACCGCGGAGTGGGTCGAGCGGGTGATCGCCCGGGAGCGCCCCGACGCCCTGCTGCCGACGATGGGCGGCCAGACGGCGCTCAACGTGGCGATGGCCCTCCATCGTAGCGGGGCGCTGGAGCGCTACGGCGTCGAGCTGATCGGCGCCAACGCCCGCTCCATCGAGATGGCGGAGGACCGCGAGGCGTTCGCGGAGGCGATGCGGCGCATCGGGCTCCAGGTCGCGGTCGGCGGCTTCGCCACCTCGGTCGAGCAGGTCGGGGCGATCGTGGAGCGGACGGGCTACCCGGCCATCATCCGGCCGTCGTTCACGCTGGGCGGCACCGGCGGCGGGATCGCCTACAACCCGGCCGAGCTCGACGAAGCGGTGCGGCGCGGTCTCGAAGCGTCGCCGGTGCACCAGGTGCTGATCGAGCAGAGCGTGGTGGGGTGGAAGGAGTTCGAGCTGGAGGTGATGCGCGACGGGCGGGACAACGTGGTGATCGTGTGCTCGATCGAGAACCTCGACCCGATGGGGGTGCACACCGGCGACAGCATCACCGTGGCGCCGGCGATGACTTTGACCGACCGCGAGTACCAGGTGATGCGCGACGCCGCGATCGCGATCATCCGCGAGGTGGGCGTCGAGGCCGGCGGCTGCAACATCCAGTTCGCCGTGAGCCCGACCGACGGCACGATGCTGGTGATCGAGATGAATCCGCGCGTGTCGCGCTCCTCGGCGCTCGCCTCCAAGGCCACGGGCTTCCCCATCGCGCGGATGGGCACCAAGCTGGCGGTGGGCTACACGCTGGACGAGCTGCCCAACGACATCACCCGCACCACGCCCGCGTCGTTCGAGCCGGTGCTCGACTACGTGGTGGTGAAGTTCCCGCGCTTCCCGCACGAGAAGTTCCCGCTCGCCGACTGGGGGCTGACGACCCAGATGAAGTCGGTGGGCGAGTCGATGGCCATCGGCCGGACCTTCAAGGAGGCCTTCCAGAAGGGCATCCGGGCGCTGGAGGCGGACCGGCCGGGCTGGGTGGTCGGCGCGACGCCCGCGGACGACCGGCTCGAGAACGACGACGCGACGACGATCGGGGCGGCGCTGCGGCGGCCCACCCCGGAGCGCGTGTTCCAGATCAAGCGCGCCTTCCTCGCCGGGATGCCGGCGGAGCGCATCGCGGAGCTGACGGCCATCGACCCGTGGTTCGTCCGCCAGATGGCCGACCTGGTCGAGGCGGAACGGGAGTTCGCCGCCTGGGCGCCGGGGCACTGGAAGCGCGGCGCGAAGCCGCGGCGCGCCGCGGCGCGCCGGCGCGGGCGGGCGGTCCCGCGGGCGGCCGACCCGACGGCGGCGGCGATGCTGCGGCGGATGAAGCGGATGGGGTTTGCCGACGTGCAGCTGGCGGCGCTGGCCGGCACCTCGGAGGACGCGATCCGCGCCGAACGCCACGCCCTCGGCATCCGGCCGGCGTACAAGACGGTGGACACCTGCGCGGGCGAGTTCCCGTCCGCGACGCCGTACCTGTACTCGAGCTACGACGAGGAGAACGAGTCGGAGCCGCTGGGTGAGCGGGGCATCGTGGTGCTGGGCTCCGGGCCCAACCGCATCGGTCAGGGCGTGGAGTTCGACTACTGCTGCGTCCAGGCGGCGCTGGCGTTCCGCGAGCTCGGCCACCGCACGATCATGATCAACTCGAACCCGGAAACGGTCTCGACCGACTTCGACATCTCGGACAAGCTGTACTTCGAGCCGCTCACCTTCGAGGACGTGATCGAGATCGTGGAGCTGGAGCGGCCGCGGGGCGTGGTGGTGCAGCTCGGCGGCCAGACGCCGCTCAAGCTGACCCAGCGGCTCGAGGCGGCGGGCGTGCCGATCCTCGGCACGTCGGCCGACGCGATCGACACCGCCGAGGACCGCAAGCGCTTCGAGGCCATCGCGCGCCGGCTCAAGATCACCCAGCCGGCGAGCGGCACGGCGCGCAGCACCGACGAGGCGCTCGCGGTGGCCGAGCGGGTGGGCTACCCGGTGCTGGTGCGGCCGTCCTACGTGCTGGGCGGGCGGGCGATGGTGATCGTGTACGACGCGGGGGTGCTGAAGGAGTACTTCGCCAAGGCCGCGCGCGTGGCGCCCGACCACCCGGTGCTGATCGACCGGTTCCTCGAGGACGCGTTCGAGGCCGACGTGGACGCCATCGCCGACGGCACCACCTGCGTGATCGGCGGCGTGATGCAGCACATCGAGGACGCCGGGATCCACTCCGGGGACTCGGCCTGCGTGCTGCCGCCGTACCTGATCGGCGAGCGCGAGATCGAGGAGATGCGCCGCCACACCAAGGCGCTGGCGGCGGCCCTGGGCGTGGTCGGACTGATCAACGTCCAGTACGCCATCAAGGACGGCGTGGTCTACTGTCTCGAGGTCAACCCGCGCGGCTCGCGCACGGTGCCCTTCGTCTCCAAGGCCACCGGCGTGTCGCTGGCCAAGCTCGCCGCCGGGGTGATGGCGGGCCGCACGCTCGAGCAGCTGGGCCTGGTCGAGGAAGTGGAGCTGCCGTACGTCGCGGTGAAGGAGGCCGTGTTCCCCTTCAACAAGCTGCCCAACGCCGACACGCTGCTCGGCCCGGAGATGCGCTCGACGGGCGAGGTGATGGGGATCGCGGAGTCGTTCGGGTGGGCGTTCGCCAAGGCGCAGATCGCCGCCGACGGCGCGCTGCCCCTGGAGGGCGCCATCATGGTCACCGTCAACGACAGCGACAAGCCGACGGTGACGCCGATCGTGCGGCGGTTTCACGAGATGGGGTTCCGCCTCATCGCGACGGAGGGGACGGCCCGGTATCTGCAGAAGCGCGGCATCGCATGCGAGCGCGTTCACAAGGTGTGGGAGGGGAGGCCG is from Gemmatimonadales bacterium and encodes:
- the rpmB gene encoding 50S ribosomal protein L28, with the protein product MARVCAVCGKGPSFGHHVSNANNRTTRRWYPNLQAVRVLVDGVPKRIRVCAACLRSNKIQKAPRARKVAATG
- a CDS encoding GDP-mannose 4,6-dehydratase, with the translated sequence MPTALVTGVTGQDGSYLAELLLAKGYRVVGVVRRTSHDSYERIQHLVGRMEIVPADLLDQHSLQRVVHAAAPDEIYNLAAQSFVPTSWTQPVLTGEFTALGVTRLLDAIRLVKPDARFYQASSSEMFGKVRETPQRETTPFHPRSPYGVAKVYGHHITVNYRESYGLFAVSGILFNHESPRRGLEFVTRRISDGVARIKHGLATELRLGNLDARRDWGFAGDYVDAMWRMLQQTEPDDFVVGTGTQHSVRDCCEVAFGHVGLDWRKHVVHDPAQDRPAEVETLLADPSKARTRLDWCPTVDFEHLMRMMVDADLDRVKRSA
- the rplQ gene encoding 50S ribosomal protein L17, with translation MRHRAKARQLSRTASHRRAMLSNMATELFRHGAIVTTVAKAKELRPVAERLITLARRGDLHARRLVERRVKDKGVSTKLFKELGPRFQARPGGYTRILRLAHRIGDGGETARIELLKE
- the carB gene encoding carbamoyl-phosphate synthase large subunit, translated to MPKRTDLKRILLVGSGPIVIGQAAEFDYSGTQAVKALKEEGYEVVLVNSNPATIMTDPELADRTYIEPVTAEWVERVIARERPDALLPTMGGQTALNVAMALHRSGALERYGVELIGANARSIEMAEDREAFAEAMRRIGLQVAVGGFATSVEQVGAIVERTGYPAIIRPSFTLGGTGGGIAYNPAELDEAVRRGLEASPVHQVLIEQSVVGWKEFELEVMRDGRDNVVIVCSIENLDPMGVHTGDSITVAPAMTLTDREYQVMRDAAIAIIREVGVEAGGCNIQFAVSPTDGTMLVIEMNPRVSRSSALASKATGFPIARMGTKLAVGYTLDELPNDITRTTPASFEPVLDYVVVKFPRFPHEKFPLADWGLTTQMKSVGESMAIGRTFKEAFQKGIRALEADRPGWVVGATPADDRLENDDATTIGAALRRPTPERVFQIKRAFLAGMPAERIAELTAIDPWFVRQMADLVEAEREFAAWAPGHWKRGAKPRRAAARRRGRAVPRAADPTAAAMLRRMKRMGFADVQLAALAGTSEDAIRAERHALGIRPAYKTVDTCAGEFPSATPYLYSSYDEENESEPLGERGIVVLGSGPNRIGQGVEFDYCCVQAALAFRELGHRTIMINSNPETVSTDFDISDKLYFEPLTFEDVIEIVELERPRGVVVQLGGQTPLKLTQRLEAAGVPILGTSADAIDTAEDRKRFEAIARRLKITQPASGTARSTDEALAVAERVGYPVLVRPSYVLGGRAMVIVYDAGVLKEYFAKAARVAPDHPVLIDRFLEDAFEADVDAIADGTTCVIGGVMQHIEDAGIHSGDSACVLPPYLIGEREIEEMRRHTKALAAALGVVGLINVQYAIKDGVVYCLEVNPRGSRTVPFVSKATGVSLAKLAAGVMAGRTLEQLGLVEEVELPYVAVKEAVFPFNKLPNADTLLGPEMRSTGEVMGIAESFGWAFAKAQIAADGALPLEGAIMVTVNDSDKPTVTPIVRRFHEMGFRLIATEGTARYLQKRGIACERVHKVWEGRPNAVDLIISGRVQLLINTPLGKYSQRDDYELRRAALMHGVPYTTTMSAASAACDAVIALRSSKADVLSVQEWYARRLASIVQVA
- a CDS encoding GDP-mannose 4,6-dehydratase, whose protein sequence is MIVLVTGPDGFVGRWVLRALLAAGHEVVAGAQPGPPRPDGLTAAERKAVTWIPLELGDPGSVRQAAARAYDAVIHLAAVASGGDALKDPGVAWAVNAAGTARLVGEFGRRRRAGESDPVVVVVSTAEVYGAGPARRPLVESDPTAPRSPYAASKAGAELAAVETRLRTGLKVVIARSFPHTGPGQDERFVAPAFARRLRGARLAHARVVKVGNLEPVRDFLDVRDVAEAYVALLARGVPGEVYNVASGRGLALGELFERLAAIVGVDAIAEPDPEFMRPADIPYLVGDAGKLAAAAGWTPRIPLERTLTDLVNAQAD